TTGAAAATTCAACTTAGTTTGTCCATCATTTGCATTAGATGGATTCTATGAGCATGCTTGAGATGATTTTTCAATGAAGTGGTCTCATTTTTTTCATATCAATATAAAAGATTTTTGAACAGTATCTACATATGCCCTTCAcctcatcattttcttctttcctcttaaaACGAAGTCATACTTCTGACCTTAATTGAATGGGCTTTCTTTTTGATTGAAATTGCATTTGATTTGTTCCTATAGATAGGCATGCTCGTTGTAGTGGCATTGAGTTCGAGCCAGCAATTATTTGATAGATAGATGTTTGATCCATCATTTACAAGATCAAGTAATTTAATAATTAACccataaaaatatagatttgttaacactaaaagcaaaaaaaatctaaaattaaacccTCATACCTTAGTCGGTGGTGGACTGGTAGTGGAACAATATGGCAAAGGTGTGACAGTGATGGTGGCAAAAGGAAGGGAGGTAAGGGGCAAGGTGGTGGGCACCAAGGAGGAGGAAGAGGTCGGCGGCAGTGATGGAGAGGCACTGAAAGAGGACGGCAAAGGATGTGGCATATTTCGAGGGTCCAAGGGTTGGAGACATCCAATGGTATTGAGGAGCATCGTAGattagaagagaagagagaagacgaGGTGGTAGTGGAAGAGAGGGAGATGATGGGCAAAATGGTGGGCACCGAGAATGAGTAGGTCAACGACGGCGATGgagaggcactggaagagaaggGGGAAGGGGGTGGCGTTGTTCGAAAGCCCAGGGGTTGAAGGTGTCCGACTGTATTGAGGAGCACCGGTGACTAGAGGAGGAGGATGAAAGCATGACAGTGGCAGAAGAGAGGCGACGGTTGAGGCAGTGGGCATCGAAGAGGAGTTAGGAGGTCGGTAATGGTGATAAAGAGGTGCTGGAAGTTGAGGGCAGATGGGGTGGCATAGTTCGAGGGTTGGAGGCATCTGACGATCTAAATACCAGCGGACGAGGGGAAAGGACTGAGGAGGACTCAATACATGAGGGTGAGCTAAGCCGATTAGAAAACTATGGAGAactcaaattttgatttttagttaACCGGAGTTATCAGCTTAAATACTGAAGATCgaattgattaaaaaattttaatttagttttaaatcaaaatcaaaattttcaaaaaaaaattaaagcaaacatcaaaataattaaaaatttattttaattttatttaaccaAATCATTTATACATCCTTAGTTATAGGATGGCTCAATGACAATTTTAACAATTCAATTTTCATCTTTTTATTAAATAGCATTTATAGTCGTTGACCTCTATTCAATTCTTTCGGGCTCAACATATTTTGTAGGAGGCCAACTTTTGGCTGATTGGTTAGTGGGTTGTAATTAGTGACTTGATATTTTCAGAGATTCTAAGTTACATCCTCAATTGGCTATATTGGTTAGAATAAAtttgatggatttttggatattggatagAAGCATAAAGTGTTGTTGTTTGTCTCGTATTCTCTTTTATAATTTATCTGTTCTATATTTCCCTTTTacagttaccaaaaaaaaaaaaaagttcccaACTAGTTTTACTTGTTATGCCATAGGTATTGTGACATCCATGTGCCAAACATATTTGGCCAGAGGGAGAGATGTTTTAAGCTAATCACAAATTATAGAAGAAAAATTTCAGATGCCTATATAAGAAACTATATTAAGGAGATATTTTTATTTAGTTTTGTCTTTGATAGTTAGAATTTTTAGCCATTTCTACATTTTTGAATATTGAAGTTGACCTAAAATGTTTGGTCATCCCTTACCAAGTATCGTCTTTCACCTTTGTATGGTCGAAAAGTTGGtaaattaagaataaatttattcttttgacTTCAAGCTATTGTTCAAAATTTGAATTATCCTTGTAATATATGATTAAAGCACAACCAAAAGATGGAAGTTAGCCATCAAGTGTACCCTTAAATAACTTTGCGCctatcgaaatttttttcatcttggATAATAATATTGATCACTATTAGGGATGGCAATAGGTCGGATCGGTTAATATTCATAACTTTTCTGCAATTAAAAACTCTACACATACCTATGCCATATCCGTCTCGGGTTAGATTAAGCAGAGATGCGGGTTAGGTAGATAAAAAGGGATAGATCTGATCAGatacatataaatattataaaataagtataacttaaaaaaatatataaatttagattatattGAATTTGGTTTAGGACAGAGCATACCATTATCTATATCTGATTAAAATCTACTTcaaatattttttctagaatctaTATCCATCCcggattctaattgaatcaaataaaacCTATCCCATTCAGGCCAAGTTAGGTATCCAGAGAGTCGGCTAAATTGCCATCTTTGAACATCATATTTTTactattctagagagagaaacagaATGAGATTTGATTCCCAATCCCAGGATGCCAGTTAGACGACAGCAATTTCCCTATCCGAAAGATAGCATTGTCCCATAGTTTTTATGTGAAAACGTAGTTACAGTTGCAAGCAAGGACATAGAATCCTAAAAGGCAAAGGGTGGGGGCTGCCAATGGTAGCCCAACCCAGCCCAGTTACATAGTCTCATTTTCACAACACCATGTAGCTAATATTGTTACATGGTGTTACTAAAATCTCATTGGAGGCCAGTCACCATCCTTTACCCGACAATTGCTGGTGAGTGATATGTTCATTGATCTTTTATGTGGCTTCACATATCTATAGGGGAAGCGGCTTATATATGGTAAATCATACCCGAAACTATATGATAGGATTCCATAGTTGATCTTCCttcttaatttttgaatattttattttctgattctcctgattctatttattttagattgGTTTAATTTTATCCGATTTACCAACAAAAATAAATTAGGTGGTGGATCCTCGGCATCCACGGATTCCATCTTCTGCTATCCTCCAAATGGACCACATGTGGGTGAGCATAACCTCGCCTGCCTTTCTTCAATGCTATCAACACCAAACCAAGCAAAAGGAGACACAGTTAGCACAAGAAAAGCGGACGCCATCCTGCGTTCCCTGTACGAAAGATATCGTTGTCCCACAGCATGCGTAGTTCCAGAGAAGGAGCTGCAAGCAGGAATAGGGAATTCCAAAAGCAAATGAGTATTGAGGCTGGCTTCACATGTTGCAATGTGAGCATCATCCCTTCGTACTCTTGGGTGAAGAAAAGTTGGAGTGTTTGGTCCAGTTAGTTTTAGCTTTTTACGCATGGGGTTTTCACATGGTCTTCCGAGGCCCACCTACCTGAAAAAAAGGGTACTGAGATAATAAAGCAAGAAGGACACGGTCATGCTTCTCTGCTGAGTATCATAACGCTGGTTTACCTCCATTGACCAACTCTGGCCAATGGGTTTATAGCCGCCCCATTACCATCCACGGCTCTTTGTTTTCCTTGCATAATTTGATGAGCACCAACAGGGCCAGCTCGGTGTTCAACCatccttttgtatataaattCTAAGACTAAAACTTTTGGTGGCATCTGGCATGAATAACTTTTCATCTGCCCCCATAACACTGGCTAGAGCTTTGAAAAGGCAACATGTTTTTGTTGTGGTCTGGAGCCGGCGTTATCCCAAGTCTTGTTTGAGTGGATCTAGCGCATCATTAAAACTGTGAGACGTATGAGAGTTGACATGTGAATTGTTGTTATTGACCCAAATAGAGTTGAAGTTAGCCTTGTATCTTGGATGGGGATGACTAAGTCACGAAGTTGATGTTTGTGGCCATATGCGACACCATTTCTTCCATGAAAGTTGATAAGACCatggagagagaggggagagagagagaattggactTGGTTCACTCAAATAGATTTTgactcagatctgatcaaatcgacATGAGACAATGAAGGTTACACATTGATCACCTGAGTTGTTGGATATAATTTACTATTTTCAAATTACTTAAATActgaaaattatatgatttgaatgTCACTAGTCTATGCATcaaaggattaaaaagaaaatatatgaTCCAGTGTTATTTAGATTGTTCATTTTGAAACTATTTAATGCATAGATTGAAAGCCTTCGAATTATGTGATTTTTAGTATGTAAATAATTTAGagatattaaatcatatttaatagtTTAAATCATCGATAAGAGAGCTCTATCATCGAGTTCAGATGAACTAGATGGGGTTAAATTTGAGTTTAGTCCGACgtgctttctctctttctcaatATACCACTTGCGGCATATTGAGAAAGTTACTTAGCCATCCGTTTTCATACTGATTATACCACTTACGGTACGGCTAAGCTGTAGGCACAGGCACAGCCTGGCACCAAGTCCCTCTGGGGCCTTATCACCGTAAATCTAGTACTTCTAGATTTTAAAACTAGATTCCCTGGTTGCAACTTGATTCCCTGGTTTCCCTAGATCCACTTCATTATTTACGTCCCCTGATTGCTGGTTTCAATAGGTCTGTTCTGATAATATAATTCTGACCGTTTGCAGTAGGGTATCCCTATAATGTGGTGCATCTATTTAACACTAGAATTTTATAGAAACCATGACAGCTTCATCCTGCCCAAGTTGCTGAACAAAATTTTGCAGCCATAAGTTTCTGTTGATGTCGTAAATTATGAGGATAGGGTACTGATTCAGTATTAGACATTTAGCACAGACAATCACCAAACAACTTTTTCACCTAGATAGAGGTTACTCAGTATCCTCGTCCTTTGTATCCTGGTTTTACAAGCTTTAGACAAAAGAGTCTCTACTTGAAGACGTGAGCTCTGGTCTAGGTGGAGGGAGAAGGGGATTGTCGGTTCTCTTACTATTATTTTCGAAACTACATTCTAGTTGCTAGGTGGAAATAGAGGAGTTCTGGAACTCTATGGGTATCAAGTAAGAAGATATCACCTCCACAAGAAGGCCGCCCAATGAATAGCCGCTTGCTTCTCTATGGTCAACATTGTTGGAGCCTACCATGAATGGATTAGACCTCCATCAGTTGGTTAATAAacaaaaacagaaaagaaaacaTGCCTTCCTCTCGAACACTCATTAAAGTAAATATCATCGGCATGTTTGGTTGAAAAGAATGAAATcttcaaagaaaaatgaaaataaaaattctatattCATTCTCATCCGAAGAAAGATGGGAAAAATAAAAATACTCCAAATCTTCAAAATTTAATCCAGATTCACattgaataattaaattttattctaattttcatttcaatctaTTTCAATAGCAGCACAAATCAAATGCATCTTTTTTGATGGTTGATGTTTCAGTGCATGTGTGTGCAACCCCTGCTACCATCCTTATTAAAGTGTGATCAAGACCCTAGTTGCAATTAGAAAATAAAGGCAGCAATAACAAAAATATTGTTAAGCTGTTGATTTGGTGGTCCAACTACCAGCATATTAGAGGAAGAACCATCATTGCGAAAGCCTGGCAATAAACATCATATTCCGCGCTGATGGTAATGAGTAACCCGCGTGGCTGCTTCGCACCGTTTTCCCTTAAACTCAATATTATATATCTTAAGAGTTTATTATGATGGTGTACCGGGTATGCCCCAGGTTATGTTCTTAGTCGGTGGGGCGGCCTTCATGTGGGACCCGACAAACAGACGATCCTTTGATGTCTCTTTCGGTGTTTCCCAGATCTGATtacaattattttaataataacatTGCAACCATCCAGAATAAATATCAATTTCTTATCCGCGCAACGGAACCGGCCTCATGCGCAAGCGGAACAACATGTTCTAACTAGTGTTAAACATCTTAATTAAGAATGTTAGGCATCTCGCTGGACAGGAACTAGTTGGATAGTAATAATTAACTAAAATCAATTTCGTCCATCCAATGGGAAACTCGGACTCCAAGCTTAGGAAAATGAGTTATAGAAGAAgaatccattccaaattttttgtttAATAACTAAACAGCAGAACTTGGATGACAAAAATCCAAACCAAAACCAAagcttttcatgaccaaaatcctctCGGAAAAGCCCTTCCAATCCATACACATCAACATCTTTAATTAAACCCCCCTACAACTAAGTCCACTCCATTCCTAGAAAACTCATCAACCTTCAGGTCAGCTGTCTCTTCCTCAGCTCCAACCTCACAAAGCAAAATATTCACACAAAGAGACTCCTCCCTATTTACATAGAGCACACACGGTACTAAACTACTAACAATTAACAAACACCTCGTTTtagcggaaaaaaaaaaaaaaaaacaaacacctCGGTCCACTCCACCCGAGGCTCATCTTACCCTCCAACTCCTCCGCATCTCTCAGCCCGCCACAGAACCCCCCGCGCCACCCCACCCCCATCCCCCCCCCCCTCCacccccaaaacaaaaaaaaaaaaaaaaagggttcacTTATTAAAACAGAGGAGGTCTTCCGCTGCCGTTAACGTTACCGTTACGGTTAGTACCTTCCCCCACCCGGCGTAGCGCCGCCGTCCTGCCGCTGCTCCCGCAGGTACCCCAGAAGCGTCTCCGCCTGCGGAACAACATAACACAACTTTGGGTGTGAGTCTTCCACcacaagaaaaggaagagaagaacagCGGCGTACCAACCTTGTGCTTGGCCCGGGCGGAGCCGGACTGGGAGAGGGCGACGAGCGGCGGGATCGCGCCCTCGCGGACGAGGAGGGCGCGGTTGAGGGCGCTCTCGGCGCAGAGCTGGAGAAGAGCGAGAACGGCGAACTCCTTCCCCCGGCCCGGGCCGTCCTCGATCGCCTCCACCAGCGCCGGGATCCCTCCCGCCTCCACCACCGCCGCCCGCCCCTCCGGGATCGCGGCCAGCGATCCAAGAACCACCATCGCCTTCTCCGCCGTCCCCCCGCCGCGCTCGCCCACCAGCCCCACCAGCGGCCCCGCCACCCCCGCCCGCACCGCCCTCTCCTTGTTCTGCCTCGCCGAGCACAGCTTGTACAGCGTCGTCAGCGCGTCCTTCTTCCCCCTGCTCGACCCGTGGAGCAGCAGCGACACCAGCGGCGGGATCGCCCCGCACGCCCCGATCGTCGTCCGGTTCTCCTCCACCATCGCCAGGCTTAGCAGCGCGCACGCCGCGTTCTGCTTCGCCACCGACGTGCCCGTCCGGAGGGCGTACACCAGCGGCTTGATCGCCCCCGCCATCGTAATCGGAACCTTGTTCGTCTCCTCAAGCGACAAGTTCAGCAGCGCCGTCACCGCGTTCTCTTGCGTCGCCGGATCCGTGCTCCGAAGAAGCGGGATCAGCGCCGGGATCGCCCCCGAGGCCCCGATCAGCGCGCGGAAATCCGACCGGTGCTTCGCCAGGAGCCTTAGCTTCGCAGCCGCCACACGTTTCGCCTCCACTGGCACCGCCACCGACTCTAGGCGCTCCACGCAGGCCCTCACCGCCGGCTCGAAGCTCTCCACCGCCGATGCGCTCTCCACAATCTCCGACGAGGAGAGTCCTAACCCTAGCACCTCCAAGTCGTCCAGATCCGACGGCGAGCTCTGCGGCGCCTCCGATCTAGGGATGATCGAAGCCAGCCGCTGGAGCTCTCCAGATATATCCGAGTTGAAGCTGGAGCACTCGGAGAAATCCCGAGAAAGATCGAGGAGATCGGTAGCGTCCTCCGTGGAGGCGGACTTGGAAGCAGAGGCGGAGGAGCCGGTCCCCACCGCGAGCTCCCGGAGCTTGAAATCCACCACGGAATCCGTCAAATTCTCCGACACCGCCGCCGAGTTCCCGGCCGCCG
This genomic window from Elaeis guineensis isolate ETL-2024a chromosome 13, EG11, whole genome shotgun sequence contains:
- the LOC105056199 gene encoding uncharacterized protein: MVSLAESQIPSSQSPCSSSTGIQRSHGRSMRTVRCNLYKDDRNCSLDDAPAAGNSAAVSENLTDSVVDFKLRELAVGTGSSASASKSASTEDATDLLDLSRDFSECSSFNSDISGELQRLASIIPRSEAPQSSPSDLDDLEVLGLGLSSSEIVESASAVESFEPAVRACVERLESVAVPVEAKRVAAAKLRLLAKHRSDFRALIGASGAIPALIPLLRSTDPATQENAVTALLNLSLEETNKVPITMAGAIKPLVYALRTGTSVAKQNAACALLSLAMVEENRTTIGACGAIPPLVSLLLHGSSRGKKDALTTLYKLCSARQNKERAVRAGVAGPLVGLVGERGGGTAEKAMVVLGSLAAIPEGRAAVVEAGGIPALVEAIEDGPGRGKEFAVLALLQLCAESALNRALLVREGAIPPLVALSQSGSARAKHKAETLLGYLREQRQDGGATPGGGRY